A region from the Persephonella sp. genome encodes:
- a CDS encoding replicative DNA helicase, with protein MAEEFDIVLPHDDQTERAVLGALFLDPSAADVVLNILKPEDFYNQKHRIIYEAILQMIEEGKELEPLVLINHLDLKGKLDLVGGRSYIALIGNDAAPPNIIETLAHQLKEKAIARNLIIVAKNIIEKSKKSRDINQLIEEAETEIFKLNEDRTVTQYYEIKDVIKETLKIINELSKKETLITGIPSGFYDIDRLTTGFHPGDLVIIAARPAMGKTSFALSILHNISVIEKRPAAFFSLEMSKEQIAMRLLSLETRIRLKDIRSGFLGEDKLAKLTEKAAEISKSPLFVDDTASISILDLRAKARRLKREKDIQLIVVDYLQLMRSHRRTENRQQEVAEISRGLKALAKELNIPVISLAQLSRQAEMRADKRPQLADLRESGCLTGDTLVIDANTGQLKPIKELVGKQFYTLSLDKDYKLKKSFVSKVFYSGKKKVFLLKTKTGREIKASANHPFLKIDGWYRLDQLKIGDKIAVPRFINTRSVNKLTDEEIILLAHLIGDGCILPKQPYTSSDMENIKIVTETAKKLFGINPRIVKQKNWYHLYLPSPYKLSRDKKHPITKWFEKLGIKRVRSYEKEIPSAVFSTSREKIAMFLRHLWATDGSIYLNRKTKNVSIYYSTTSKKLSLQIQHLLLKLGIISFIKQSRKGKYRINYNIYIYGKENQLKFLENIGSHGSRGKEISYIIDILKNKKENPNIDTVPKEIWHQKIRKLKETADISWRTFAKKLEMSYCGSSLFKNSVSRSRLLKIAQILNAVELYRLATSDILWDEIVSIQEIGVEDVYDMTVEHTHNFVANDIVVHNSIEQDADLVMFIHRPEYYKKNPTPEEEGLAEIIIAKQRNGPTGVINLAFIKEITRFENLAKSTTPHIEEKSEEPHVTIEEEFGENLDLLNEEDIAEL; from the coding sequence ATGGCAGAAGAATTTGATATTGTTCTTCCCCACGACGATCAGACAGAAAGAGCCGTCTTAGGTGCCCTTTTTTTAGACCCTTCTGCAGCCGATGTGGTGCTGAACATATTAAAGCCAGAAGATTTTTACAACCAGAAGCACAGAATAATTTATGAAGCAATACTGCAGATGATTGAAGAAGGTAAGGAGTTAGAGCCTCTTGTCCTTATCAATCATCTTGATTTAAAGGGAAAACTTGATTTGGTAGGAGGCAGATCATACATAGCCCTTATAGGAAATGATGCTGCTCCTCCAAACATAATAGAGACTTTAGCCCATCAACTCAAAGAAAAAGCTATAGCAAGAAATCTCATAATAGTTGCAAAAAACATCATTGAGAAATCAAAAAAATCAAGGGATATAAATCAGCTTATTGAAGAAGCAGAAACCGAAATATTCAAACTGAACGAAGACAGAACCGTAACCCAGTATTACGAGATAAAAGATGTGATAAAGGAAACATTAAAAATAATAAACGAGCTTTCCAAAAAGGAAACTCTTATAACAGGAATTCCTTCAGGTTTTTACGATATAGACAGGCTGACAACTGGATTTCACCCGGGGGATCTTGTAATAATAGCAGCAAGACCAGCTATGGGAAAAACATCATTCGCACTTTCTATTCTCCACAATATCTCAGTTATAGAAAAAAGACCTGCCGCATTCTTTTCCCTTGAGATGTCAAAGGAACAAATAGCAATGAGACTGCTTTCTTTAGAAACGAGAATAAGGCTGAAGGACATAAGATCAGGTTTTTTAGGTGAAGATAAACTGGCAAAATTAACAGAAAAAGCAGCGGAAATATCAAAATCTCCACTTTTTGTTGATGATACAGCATCAATATCAATACTTGATTTGAGGGCAAAAGCAAGAAGACTAAAAAGAGAAAAAGATATACAGCTTATTGTTGTTGATTATCTTCAGCTTATGAGATCCCACAGAAGAACGGAAAACAGACAGCAGGAAGTTGCAGAAATATCAAGAGGTTTAAAAGCCCTTGCAAAAGAGCTGAACATACCTGTTATTTCCCTTGCACAGCTATCAAGACAGGCAGAAATGAGAGCAGACAAAAGACCACAGCTTGCAGACCTGAGAGAAAGTGGTTGTCTAACAGGAGATACCCTCGTGATAGATGCAAACACAGGACAGCTTAAACCTATAAAAGAACTGGTAGGAAAGCAGTTTTACACACTATCACTGGATAAAGATTACAAATTAAAAAAATCATTTGTCTCAAAAGTGTTTTACTCAGGAAAGAAAAAGGTATTCCTGCTAAAAACAAAAACAGGAAGAGAAATTAAAGCTTCAGCAAACCACCCATTTCTTAAAATAGACGGCTGGTATAGACTAGATCAATTAAAAATTGGAGATAAAATAGCCGTTCCAAGATTTATAAATACAAGATCGGTAAACAAACTTACAGATGAGGAGATAATTCTTCTTGCCCATCTTATTGGAGATGGATGTATTCTGCCTAAACAGCCGTACACATCATCAGACATGGAGAATATAAAAATAGTAACTGAAACCGCAAAAAAACTATTTGGTATAAACCCACGAATTGTAAAACAAAAGAACTGGTATCATCTTTACCTACCTTCCCCTTACAAACTTTCAAGAGATAAAAAACATCCTATAACTAAATGGTTTGAAAAATTAGGAATAAAAAGAGTAAGATCATACGAAAAAGAAATCCCATCTGCTGTATTTTCAACAAGCAGGGAAAAAATCGCTATGTTTTTGAGACATCTGTGGGCTACAGACGGCTCAATTTACCTAAACAGGAAAACAAAAAATGTTTCTATCTACTACTCCACCACCAGTAAAAAACTTTCTTTACAGATACAGCATTTACTGCTCAAACTGGGGATAATATCCTTTATAAAACAAAGCAGAAAAGGTAAATATAGGATAAACTACAACATATACATATACGGAAAGGAAAATCAGTTAAAATTTCTGGAAAATATCGGAAGTCATGGAAGCAGAGGCAAAGAAATTTCTTATATCATTGATATTCTAAAAAATAAAAAAGAAAACCCTAACATAGATACAGTGCCAAAAGAGATATGGCATCAAAAAATCCGTAAACTCAAGGAAACTGCAGATATCTCATGGAGAACCTTTGCTAAAAAACTTGAGATGTCTTACTGTGGTTCAAGTCTATTTAAAAACAGTGTATCAAGGAGCAGATTACTTAAAATAGCACAGATATTAAATGCTGTTGAACTGTACAGACTGGCTACTTCTGATATCCTTTGGGATGAAATAGTAAGCATACAAGAGATTGGAGTTGAAGATGTTTATGATATGACCGTTGAACATACCCACAACTTTGTGGCAAATGATATAGTTGTTCACAACAGTATAGAGCAGGACGCTGATCTTGTTATGTTCATACACAGACCAGAGTATTACAAGAAAAACCCAACACCTGAAGAGGAAGGTCTGGCAGAAATAATAATAGCAAAGCAGAGAAACGGTCCAACAGGGGTTATAAACCTTGCATTCATAAAAGAGATAACAAGGTTTGAAAACCTTGCAAAAAGCACAACTCCCCATATTGAGGAAAAATCAGAAGAGCCTCATGTTACAATAGAAGAAGAGTTTGGGGAAAATCTTGATTTGCTCAATGAAGAAGATATAGCAGAGCTGTAA
- the rplI gene encoding 50S ribosomal protein L9, whose translation MKVILAKDVEGWGTIGDIIEVKRGFARNYLIPKGLAYEATDSNIKMVQEILRQKARKLEREKQKAVELAQKLKGLEIEIKRPVGTTGKLYGSVTTADIAEALKEKGIEIDRKKIMLRSPIRNIGAYNITIRLHPEVSEVIKVHVIPENIE comes from the coding sequence ATGAAAGTTATTCTGGCAAAAGATGTTGAAGGCTGGGGAACAATCGGGGATATCATAGAGGTAAAAAGAGGTTTTGCAAGAAACTATCTTATTCCTAAAGGTCTTGCATACGAAGCTACAGACAGTAACATAAAAATGGTTCAGGAAATTCTCAGACAGAAAGCAAGAAAGCTTGAAAGGGAAAAACAGAAAGCCGTTGAATTGGCACAAAAACTAAAGGGTCTTGAGATAGAGATTAAAAGACCTGTTGGAACAACAGGGAAACTCTATGGATCAGTAACAACAGCAGACATAGCAGAGGCTCTGAAGGAAAAAGGAATAGAAATAGACAGGAAAAAAATTATGCTTAGAAGTCCAATAAGGAACATAGGAGCTTACAACATAACAATCAGACTTCACCCTGAAGTAAGCGAAGTTATAAAAGTCCATGTAATCCCTGAAAATATTGAATAA
- the rpsR gene encoding 30S ribosomal protein S18 has translation MNNKNPAVQNKPFFQKRKKYCKFCAEGKEPSYKDVDYLRQFISERGKIIPRRISGTCGKHQRKLTVEIKKARQLALLPYVIM, from the coding sequence TTGAACAATAAAAACCCTGCAGTCCAGAATAAACCATTCTTCCAGAAAAGGAAAAAATATTGTAAGTTCTGTGCAGAAGGCAAGGAGCCGTCTTACAAAGATGTTGATTATCTCAGACAGTTCATATCAGAAAGAGGAAAAATAATACCAAGAAGAATTTCAGGAACATGCGGAAAGCATCAGAGAAAACTGACTGTTGAAATCAAAAAAGCAAGACAGTTAGCACTTTTACCATATGTAATAATGTAG
- the ssb gene encoding single-stranded DNA-binding protein, producing MLNKVFLIGRLTRDPEIRFLPSGSQVTSFTIAVNRPYRVNNEWKEETYFFDIESFGMLAERLGKQLNKGTQILIEGQLRQDRWETASGEKRTKVKVVADKVNIISGKSQEKPVEKEEEPELDITTEPEDFSSDEDVPF from the coding sequence ATGCTTAACAAAGTTTTTCTCATAGGAAGGCTTACAAGGGATCCTGAAATAAGATTTCTTCCAAGCGGTTCTCAGGTAACAAGCTTCACTATAGCCGTGAACAGACCTTACAGGGTAAACAACGAATGGAAAGAGGAAACATACTTTTTTGATATTGAAAGTTTTGGAATGCTTGCAGAAAGACTTGGAAAACAGCTTAACAAAGGAACACAAATACTCATAGAAGGACAACTGAGACAGGACAGATGGGAAACAGCTTCAGGTGAAAAAAGAACAAAAGTCAAGGTTGTTGCAGACAAAGTAAACATTATTTCAGGGAAATCTCAGGAAAAACCTGTAGAAAAAGAGGAAGAACCTGAGCTTGATATAACAACTGAACCTGAAGATTTTTCTTCAGATGAAGATGTACCATTTTAA
- the rpsF gene encoding 30S ribosomal protein S6: protein MRHYELVFVLKPTMTEEEMASKLESIQKIINSNGGEIYNIDKWGRKELAYPIQNFNNGYYFILNFKTENSELPQKLEYNLRLDEDVIRFLNFKIKPPKKEEEKKEVSEAAEKEGE from the coding sequence ATGCGTCATTACGAACTTGTTTTTGTTCTGAAGCCAACAATGACTGAAGAAGAGATGGCTTCAAAACTTGAATCAATCCAGAAAATTATCAACTCCAACGGTGGAGAGATCTACAACATTGACAAATGGGGAAGAAAAGAGCTTGCCTATCCTATCCAAAACTTTAACAACGGGTACTATTTCATTTTAAATTTCAAAACAGAAAACTCAGAACTTCCCCAAAAGCTTGAGTACAACCTCAGACTTGATGAAGATGTAATAAGATTTTTAAACTTTAAGATCAAGCCACCAAAAAAAGAGGAAGAAAAAAAGGAAGTTTCTGAGGCTGCTGAAAAAGAAGGAGAATAA
- the pth gene encoding aminoacyl-tRNA hydrolase codes for MIKAIIGLGNPGKQYEKTRHNIGFMVADAVASLLKCNKNYIEKCFSHIYECPDHDLIIAKPQTYMNNSGVAVKNILEDYRLKPEEILIIYDDLDLPLGTIRLRKKGSSSGHRGMISIIESIKTENFPRLKIGIGRPERKEQVVDYVLSPFSRDQQLIVEKVIQSAAQCVLNVLKYGIDKSMNFCNQKII; via the coding sequence ATGATCAAAGCTATAATCGGACTTGGAAATCCCGGAAAACAGTACGAAAAAACACGCCACAACATCGGTTTTATGGTTGCCGATGCTGTGGCATCACTTCTTAAGTGTAACAAAAATTACATTGAAAAATGTTTTTCTCACATTTATGAGTGTCCAGATCATGATCTGATAATAGCTAAACCCCAGACATATATGAACAACAGTGGGGTTGCCGTAAAAAATATACTGGAAGATTACAGGCTAAAACCTGAAGAGATACTAATAATATACGATGATCTGGATCTTCCACTTGGAACAATAAGACTGAGGAAGAAAGGATCAAGTAGCGGACACAGAGGTATGATATCAATAATTGAAAGCATAAAAACAGAAAACTTTCCAAGACTCAAAATAGGGATAGGAAGACCAGAAAGAAAAGAGCAGGTTGTTGATTATGTTTTATCTCCATTTAGCAGGGATCAGCAGCTGATAGTTGAAAAAGTGATACAGTCGGCTGCCCAGTGTGTTTTAAATGTGTTAAAATATGGTATTGATAAATCTATGAATTTTTGCAACCAGAAAATAATATGA
- a CDS encoding 50S ribosomal protein L25/general stress protein Ctc: protein MIQRIEWKAIPRTPGKKSEVKEYRKKGYIPVEVYGKGHENAHAYIYWKDLADRPSGMFLIDLKIEGEEEPKVCILKDVQYNYLGDQPIHVDLYEVTFGVELDVEVPVEVVGKPKGLEVGGILEKPLHTIMVRTVPRKIPEKIVVDVSNLDVGDVLYVRDITPPEGVKIMTPGDEVVAVVLEPEVEEVIEEETAEEATETA from the coding sequence ATGATCCAGAGAATTGAATGGAAAGCTATCCCAAGGACCCCAGGAAAGAAAAGTGAAGTAAAAGAATACAGAAAAAAGGGATACATTCCTGTTGAGGTTTACGGAAAAGGTCATGAAAACGCTCACGCTTATATATACTGGAAGGATCTTGCAGACAGACCATCAGGAATGTTTCTAATAGACCTTAAAATAGAAGGTGAGGAAGAACCTAAGGTATGCATACTGAAAGATGTGCAGTATAACTACCTTGGGGATCAGCCTATCCATGTTGATCTTTACGAGGTAACATTTGGGGTTGAGCTTGATGTTGAGGTTCCTGTGGAAGTAGTAGGAAAACCTAAAGGGCTTGAAGTTGGCGGAATACTTGAAAAACCTCTCCACACTATAATGGTTAGAACAGTTCCAAGAAAAATACCTGAAAAGATCGTTGTTGATGTCTCAAATCTTGATGTGGGAGATGTTCTTTACGTCAGGGATATTACGCCTCCTGAGGGTGTTAAGATAATGACACCTGGAGATGAGGTTGTTGCTGTTGTCCTTGAACCTGAAGTTGAGGAAGTAATAGAAGAAGAAACTGCCGAAGAGGCAACAGAAACAGCATAA
- a CDS encoding ribose-phosphate pyrophosphokinase, which translates to MSKHLKLISGNANIEFAQKVAEYLHTSLVDTLVTRFSDGEIRVQIKENVRGADVFVIQSLTSPVNDHIMELLLILDALKRSSTHRITAVIPYFAYARQDRKDRPRVPISAKLLADLIQKAGADRVLTVDLHSAQIQGFFDCPVDNLYALPVILEYLKKKNLPNMVVVSPDAGGVERARMLANRLGASLAIIYKKRPAPNVVETLDVIGEIEGKNAIIIDDIIDTAGTIVAAANMLKEKGAQSVIAACTHPVFSGPAVDRLVNSEIEEVIVTDTIPTIGKEFDKLTVLSLSELVGEAIKRINIESSVSSLFV; encoded by the coding sequence TTGAGTAAGCATCTTAAACTTATTAGTGGAAACGCTAATATTGAGTTCGCACAAAAGGTTGCAGAATATCTTCATACCTCCCTTGTTGATACACTTGTCACAAGATTTTCAGATGGTGAGATAAGAGTTCAGATAAAAGAGAATGTTAGAGGAGCTGATGTATTTGTTATCCAGTCGTTAACATCTCCTGTTAATGATCACATAATGGAACTTCTTCTTATACTTGACGCTCTTAAAAGATCTTCCACCCACAGAATAACAGCTGTAATACCTTATTTTGCCTACGCAAGACAGGACAGAAAGGACAGACCAAGGGTTCCCATATCAGCAAAACTTCTTGCAGACCTGATACAGAAGGCAGGGGCTGACAGGGTTCTTACCGTAGATTTGCACTCAGCCCAGATACAGGGGTTTTTTGATTGTCCTGTGGATAATCTGTATGCACTTCCTGTGATACTTGAATATCTGAAAAAGAAAAACCTTCCAAATATGGTTGTTGTATCTCCTGATGCAGGAGGTGTTGAAAGGGCAAGAATGCTTGCAAACAGGCTTGGTGCAAGCCTTGCAATCATATACAAAAAAAGACCTGCTCCAAATGTTGTTGAAACACTTGATGTTATAGGCGAGATAGAAGGAAAAAATGCGATTATTATTGACGACATAATAGACACAGCAGGTACAATTGTTGCTGCTGCGAACATGCTTAAAGAAAAAGGTGCACAATCTGTAATAGCCGCATGTACACATCCTGTATTTTCAGGACCTGCTGTTGATAGACTTGTAAACTCAGAAATTGAGGAAGTTATAGTAACTGACACAATACCAACAATAGGGAAAGAGTTTGATAAACTTACAGTTCTTTCATTATCAGAGCTTGTAGGTGAAGCAATAAAAAGAATAAACATAGAAAGCTCAGTAAGCTCACTGTTTGTATAA
- a CDS encoding 4-(cytidine 5'-diphospho)-2-C-methyl-D-erythritol kinase yields the protein MKKEKVYILKSSAKVNLGLWITGKRPDGYHEIYTVFHTVSFHDRIIIKPSVKQKVETTSPFIKPEENIVTKALKRFEEWTGIHPEVEIFIEKNIPIGAGLGGGSSNAATVLKFLNKYYNFPLSDEELKKLALSLGADVPFFLKGGIAIGEGIGERLTYLDKKLEKKIFIIYPNIQVKTSEIYSKVTPQMLTKKEDIHIIDSLLGETEAFFEKLENTLGKIVEESYPEVGEVLNTLRHLNYRPLVSGSGSSVFAVGTPKEEMKKICQIKGWKLIETALE from the coding sequence ATGAAAAAAGAAAAGGTTTATATCTTAAAGTCTTCTGCCAAGGTAAATTTAGGTCTGTGGATTACAGGAAAAAGACCAGACGGATATCACGAGATATACACAGTATTCCATACTGTTTCATTTCACGACAGGATAATCATAAAACCATCTGTTAAACAGAAGGTAGAAACTACTTCTCCATTTATAAAACCTGAAGAAAATATAGTAACAAAAGCATTAAAAAGGTTTGAGGAATGGACAGGGATACACCCTGAGGTTGAGATATTTATTGAGAAAAACATTCCTATCGGGGCAGGTTTAGGTGGAGGAAGCTCAAATGCAGCAACAGTATTAAAGTTTCTAAACAAATACTACAACTTTCCACTTTCCGATGAAGAACTGAAAAAACTGGCTTTATCTCTTGGAGCTGATGTTCCTTTTTTTCTGAAAGGAGGTATAGCGATTGGAGAAGGAATAGGAGAAAGGCTAACATATCTTGATAAAAAATTAGAAAAAAAGATATTTATTATTTACCCTAACATACAGGTAAAAACATCTGAAATATACAGTAAAGTAACCCCACAAATGTTGACAAAAAAGGAAGATATTCATATAATAGATAGTCTGTTAGGCGAAACTGAGGCTTTTTTTGAAAAATTAGAGAATACGCTGGGAAAAATTGTTGAAGAGAGTTATCCAGAGGTCGGAGAAGTTTTAAACACACTGAGACACCTGAATTACAGACCTCTGGTAAGCGGAAGTGGAAGCAGCGTTTTTGCGGTAGGAACTCCGAAAGAGGAGATGAAGAAAATCTGCCAGATCAAAGGATGGAAACTGATAGAAACTGCCCTTGAATAA
- the carA gene encoding glutamine-hydrolyzing carbamoyl-phosphate synthase small subunit, whose translation MEKAILALEDGHFFYGYAFSGFDKKETGGEVIFNTSMTGYQEILTDPSYKGQIVVMTPSEVGNYGTNPEDIESEKVHVNGFVIKDLSSISSNWRSTKTLQQYLNENGVIGICGIDTRALVRIIRNYGVMKGYIGIGDISPQEAVRKARSIPDISELDLVSQVSHKSVYKWNEGTWKWSYGYTKPSEKRFKIAVLDYGVKRNILRLMADRGMDITCFPHSTTAEEILDFNPDGIFLSNGPGDPSILHYQIKQIKRLITTDIPVFGICLGHQLLSWAVGGKTYKLEFGHHGGNHPVKNLKTGKVEITAQNHNYATDPDSLPSHVEVTHINLNDDTIEGIRLTDRPVFSIQYHPEASPGPHDSHYIFDEFLKLIEEVKG comes from the coding sequence ATGGAAAAAGCCATATTAGCCCTTGAGGATGGACATTTTTTCTACGGTTATGCATTTTCCGGTTTTGATAAAAAGGAAACAGGCGGTGAGGTTATATTCAATACCTCAATGACAGGTTATCAGGAGATCCTTACCGATCCATCTTACAAAGGACAGATTGTTGTGATGACCCCTTCTGAAGTTGGAAATTACGGAACAAACCCTGAGGATATAGAATCTGAAAAGGTTCATGTTAATGGTTTCGTTATTAAGGATCTTTCATCTATCTCTTCAAACTGGAGATCAACTAAAACCCTTCAGCAGTATCTTAATGAGAACGGTGTTATAGGAATTTGCGGTATTGATACGAGGGCTCTTGTCAGAATTATAAGAAATTACGGAGTGATGAAAGGTTACATAGGTATAGGGGATATTTCTCCTCAAGAAGCTGTAAGAAAAGCAAGGTCTATTCCAGACATATCAGAGCTTGATCTTGTTTCACAGGTAAGTCATAAAAGTGTTTACAAATGGAATGAAGGAACATGGAAGTGGTCTTACGGATACACAAAACCGTCAGAAAAGAGGTTTAAAATAGCGGTTCTGGATTATGGAGTAAAAAGAAATATTCTCAGACTGATGGCTGACAGGGGAATGGACATAACCTGTTTTCCACACAGCACTACAGCTGAGGAGATCTTAGATTTTAATCCTGACGGGATTTTTCTTTCAAACGGACCTGGAGATCCGTCAATCCTCCATTATCAAATAAAACAGATAAAAAGGCTTATAACAACAGATATCCCTGTTTTTGGTATATGTCTTGGTCATCAGCTTTTGTCGTGGGCTGTGGGAGGAAAAACCTATAAGCTTGAGTTTGGTCACCATGGAGGAAACCACCCTGTAAAAAATCTAAAAACCGGCAAAGTTGAGATAACAGCCCAGAACCATAATTATGCAACCGATCCAGATTCCCTTCCTTCCCATGTAGAAGTAACCCACATCAATCTAAATGATGATACTATAGAAGGAATCAGGTTAACAGACAGACCTGTGTTTTCAATCCAGTATCACCCTGAAGCGTCGCCTGGTCCTCACGATTCACATTACATTTTTGATGAATTTTTGAAGCTTATTGAGGAAGTAAAAGGTTAG